One window of the Podospora pseudocomata strain CBS 415.72m chromosome 7, whole genome shotgun sequence genome contains the following:
- a CDS encoding hypothetical protein (EggNog:ENOG503NYIV; COG:O) → MFTQPVASPTSPGAPVSPGPVSPTRTSRLRGLSYFRNYTQNHLLSREHSAHAHAHAHTNQSHQQHHQANSPTHNPSLNSPALPSPGLPIPPPTSEASSHFNHNNITNATTNHTHGHPSHTSRSNPFLQPAPTLAQPLVLPPSTASPTSSGLFPGDPLNSALTERSGGVGGLAPPANTTIMTRARSATVGDAVLSPDPGSSSADILPSIRFSAFHDTRATRPSLKFPTISRTLPTGNEVIRVGRYSERDNQPNIPSNMPSAAPVGFKSKVVSRRHCEFWYEDGKWYIKDVKSSSGTFLNHIRLSPPGTESKPFAVNDGDIVQLGIDFKGGEEMIFRCVKMRLELNRGWQNKLNAFNLTSHKRLRNMTAGSAQDSSAQSYTQDCSICLNSIAPCQSLFVAPCSHTWHFKCIRALLNSPSYPIFICPNCRAAADLEAEVEDPEEWEQLDSDEGAKSNPEGTLLAPATSEAQPRKSRESVRATRQATLIAPQQPPLPIPVPVIQSESEPDVVMVDVPAQQQQQQAPPVAEITLIDTREPTTSTNASRPPFQHAQSSPVPIHHASGHRTPSPTGPLIAGNNEGPITPRNDAGPWVFDGSGLRQRADGGGATAQATKFTTGSAVIKRLSGVAFWGSSLEFGVSTTHRYYIYLLTETKA, encoded by the exons ATGTTTACACAACCTGTAGCCTCGCCCACATCCCCGGGGGCTCCGGTATCACCTGGTCCAGTCTCGCCCACAAGGACCAGTCGCCTGAGAGGCCTGAGTTACTTTCGTAATTACACCCAGAACCACCTCCTGTCCCGCGAGCACAGCGCCCACGCCCATGCCCACGCCCACACCAACCAgagccaccaacaacaccaccaggcAAACTCCCCGACTCACAATCCATCCTTGAACTCTCCAGCACTCCCCTCTCCCGGCCTGcctatcccccctcccacgtCAGAAGCCAGCAGCCATTTTAATCATAATAACATCACCAACGCTACTACCAACCACACCCACGGCCACCCCTCGCACACAAGTCGGTCCAATCCCTTCTTGCAGCCCGCCCCGACACTAGCCCaacccctcgtcctcccaccctccaccgcatcgccgacctcctccggcctTTTCCCCGGCGATCCTTTGAATTCTGCCCTCACCGAAAGAtctggaggagttggaggactTGCCCCTcccgccaacaccaccatcatgacCCGGGCTCGTTCCGCCACCGTGGGGGATGCCGTCTTGTCGCCCGACCCAGGAAGCTCGAGCGCCGACATCCTCCCCTCGATCCGATTCAGCGCCTTTCACGACACCCGTGCTACTCGCCCGTCCCTCAAGTTCCCCACCATCTCGCGTACGCTCCCAACTGGCAATGAAGTAATCCGCGTAGGCAGATACTCGGAAAGAGACAACCAGCCCAATATCCCCAGCAACATGCCTTCTGCGGCGCCCGTAGGGTTCAAGAGCAAGGTTGTGAGTCGACGGCACTGCGAGTTCTGGTACGAGGATGGCAAATGGTACATCAAGGACGTTAAGAGTAGTTCTGGCACCTTTCTCAACCACATCCGTCTCAGTCCCCCCGGCACCGAGTCGAAGCCATTTGCGGTGAACGATGGTGATATTGTGCAGCTGGGTATTGACTTcaagggcggggaggaaatGATCTTTCGCTGCGTCAAAATGAGGCTTGAACTAAACCGCGGGTGGCAGAATAAACTTAACGCCTTCAA CCTAACCTCACACAAACGCCTTCGAAACATGACGGCTGGCTCGGCCCAAGACTCTTCAGCTCAGTCTTACACCCAGGACTGCTCAATATGTCTGAATAGCATCGCG CCATGCCAATCCTTATTCGTCGCTCCATGTTCCCACACATGGCATTTCAAATGCATCCGAGCCCTGCTCAACTCCCCATCCTACCCCATTTTTATCTGTCCCAACTGCCGCGCAGCCGCCGACCTTGAGGCCGAAGTAGAAGACCCCGAAGAATGGGAGCAGCTGGATTCGGACGAAGGGGCCAAGTCCAACCCTGAAGGGACCTTACTAGCCCCCGCTACCAGCGAAGCCCAACCACGAAAGTCTAGGGAGTCTGTCCGGGCCACCCGACAAGCTACCCTGATTGCGCCGCAgcaaccacctcttccaaTCCCTGTTCCAGTAATACAAAGCGAAAGTGAACCagatgtggtgatggtggatgttccagcacagcagcaacagcaacaggcaCCTCCCGTTGCAGAAATCACACTCATCGACACACGAGAGCCAACAACGAGCACAAATGCAAGCCGCCCACCATTTCAACATGCCCAGTCAAGTCCCGTGCCCATTCATCATGCGTCTGGGCACAGGACACCATCTCCTACGGGTCCGTTAATCGCCGGTAACAACGAGGGGCCGATCACGCCGAGGAATGATGCCGGGCCATGGGTCTTTGACGGAAGTGGGCTGAGGCAGAGGgcggacgggggaggagcaaCGGCTCAGG caaccaagTTCACCACGGGTTCTGCCGTCATTAAGAGATTAAGTGGTGTTGCGTTTTGGGGGAGTTCGTTGGAGTTTGGTGTCTCTACTACTCACCGCTACTACATATACTTGCTGACGGAAACGAAGGCATGA
- the vps16 gene encoding Vacuolar protein sorting-associated protein 16 (BUSCO:EOG09260FL2; COG:U; EggNog:ENOG503NUD7), which yields MDVAHPTAGWEQLGPSFYRKVQLYTQVFDQDLDLDNYIVAGAPYSGAIALYRDEGKLVAYQPTRTSKPSIDIYSCAGGEPILSIPWDSGSIKGLGWSEDEKLLVVTADGTVRCYFDLQGEFTQFSLGNGAEDSGVKSCRFYAHGLVALLNNNSLVSVSSYSEPRPKLLAPPPEGEVHSWSLIPPSYTNSRSVEVLLSIGQTIYVSDAAACEDRGLDQGPFTHITVSSNGKFVALYTKAGRVYVINSTFEENLSEHDSKSKIPPKYVEWCGKDAVVIAWEDEVHLVGPYGSSAKFYYDSGRVHLLPDYDGVRIIANDRCDFLQKVPEDTEEVFKLGSDSPASILLDAVEQLEMQSPKADDNVQLIRPHLVEAVDKCVNAAGQEFSDHWQKQLLKAASFGKSVLDIYNSDDFVDMCETLRVLNAVRNYKIGLPLSYEQYQRLSPSGLITRLLNRHEYLLALRIASYLRLPTDKIYVHWASAKVRLGSEDDDTACRKIVEKLSGKPGISFEAIARAAYEEGRGRLATELLNHEPRAGRQVPLLLSMEEDELALDKAIESGDTDLIYFVLHQLRRKLPLASFFRVINSRPTATALVEAAAHEGDGDGHEDTAMLKDLYYQDDRRIDGAAVFVREALRQPESRTAGDKLALAAKLLADNPKENVFEIGAVREANLLLRMQEGFDRDLGDNFTGLSVNQTMFKLYRLGYSGRAKKIQGEFKVPERVAWWVRLQALVAKRDWNEIEEISKQRKSPIGWEPFFNQCLQAGNPRLAAVFVPKCTGLEQGATITMYEKCGMRVRAAEEAVKLKDGDAWLRLLEAAGRGTNEGREIERVGGQVFGGRGR from the exons ATGGACGTCGCTCATCCAACTGCAGGCTGGGAACAGCTTGGCCCGTCTTTTTACCGCAAGGTTCAGCTGTATACCCAGGTTTTTGATCAGGATCTGGACCTTGACAACTACATCGTCGCTGGTGCACCTTATAGCGGTGCTATAG CTTTATATCGTGATGAAGGCAAACTGGTAGCTTACCAGCCCACAAGAACATCCAAACCAAGCATCGACATTTACAGCTGCGCTGGGGGTGAGCCCATACTCTCTATTCCATGGGACAGCGGCTCTATCAAGGGCCTTGGCTGGTCTGAGGATGAGAAGTTGCTGGTCGTCACCGCCGACGGTACTGTGAGATGTTACTTTGATTTACAGGGAGAGTTTACACAGTTCTCTCTGGGAAATGGTGCTGAGGATTCGGGTGTCAAGTCATGTCGATTCTATGCCCATGGGCTGGTTGCGCTGTTGAACAACAACTCTCTCGTCTCAGTCTCATCATATAGCGAGCCTCGGCCGAAGCTTcttgcaccacctcccgaGGGAGAGGTTCACTCGTGGAGTCTTATACCGCCGTCATATACCAACTCTCGGTCTGTCGAAGTGCTGTTGAGCATTGGCCAAACTATCTATGTTTCCGATGCCGCAGCTTGTGAAGATCGAGGCCTGGATCAAGGGCCCTTCACTCATATCACTGTATCGTCAAACGGAAAGTTTGTCGCCTTATACACCAAGGCCGGCAGAGTATACGTTATCAACAGCACTTTTGAGGAGAACCTGAGCGAGCATGACTCCAAATCCAAGATCCCACCAAAATACGTCGAGTGGTGTGGTAAAGACGCTGTTGTCATCGCTTGGGAAGACGAGGTCCATCTCGTTGGTCCATATGGGTCATCGGCCAAGTTCTATTACGACAGTGGCCGTGTCCATCTGTTACCTG ACTATGATGGTGTAAGGATCATTGCCAATGATAGATGTGATTTCCTTCAAAAAGTGCCAGAGGACACGGAAGAGGTGTTCAAACTGGGCTCAGACTCGCCGGCATCCATCCTCCTAGATGCCGTCGAGCAGCTCGAAATGCAGTCCCCAAAGGCCGACGACAACGTCCAGCTCATACGTCCTCACCTTGTCGAAGCAGTGGACAAATGCGTCAACGCTGCCGGTCAAGAATTCAGTGATCATTGGCAAAAGCAACTCCTCAAAGCCGCTTCCTTTGGCAAATCCGTTCTTGATATCTACAACAGCGACGACTTTGTCGACATGTGCGAGACCCTCCGCGTTCTCAATGCTGTACGCAACTACAAAATCGGCCTCCCCTTGTCCTACGAACAATATCAACGCCTCTCGCCCTCGGGACTCATCACCCGTCTCCTCAACCGCCATGAATACCTTCTCGCTCTCCGCATAGCATCCTACCTCCGCCTTCCCACCGACAAAATCTACGTCCACTGGGCGTCAGCCAAAGTCCGCCTCGGCTCtgaagacgacgacaccGCCTGCCGCAAAATAGTCGAAAAGCTCTCCGGCAAACCGGGCATCTCGTTCGAAGCCATCGCCAGAGCCGCCTAcgaagagggaaggggtcgTCTAGCTACCGAACTGCTTAACCACGAGCCCCGAGCAGGTAGACAAGTCCCTCTACTTCTCTCcatggaagaagacgagctCGCCCTAGACAAAGCAATCGAATCAGGCGACACAGACCTCATCTACTTtgtcctccaccaactccgCCGCAAACTCCCCCTCGCGTCGTTTTTCCGCGTGATCAACTCCCGCCCTACCGCCACCGCCCTGGTTGAAGCAGCTGCTCACGAGGGAGACGGTGACGGCCACGAGGACACAGCCATGCTGAAAGACCTCTACTATCAAGATGATCGTCGTATCGACGGCGCGGCGGTGTTTGTGAGGGAGGCGCTACGTCAACCGGAGAGCAGGACCGCGGGTGATAAGTTGGCCTTGGCGGCGAAGTTGCTGGCTGATAACCCCAAGGAGAACGTATTCGAGATCGGTGCGGTGAGGGAAGCGAATTTGCTGCTGAGAATGCAAGAGGGGTTCGACCGTGACCTGGGTGATAACTTTACGGGCTTGAGCGTAAACCAGACAATGTTTAAGCTCTACCGGTTGGGGTACAGTGGCAGGGCGAAGAAGATACAGGGGGAGTTCAAAGTGCCGGAGAGGGTGGCGTGGTGGGTTAG ACTTCAGGCCCTGGTAGCAAAAAGAGACTGGAacgagattgaggagattTCTAAACAGCGAAAGAGCCCGATTGGGTGGGAGCCGTTCTTCAACCAGTGCCTCCAGGCGGGCAACCCCAGGCTGGCGGCGGTTTTTGTGCCAAAGTGCACGGGGTTGGAGCAGGGAGCTACGATTACCATGTATGAGAAGTGCGGGATGAGGGTcagggcggcggaggaggcggtcaagTTGAAGGATGGGGACGcgtggttgaggttgctggaggcggcgggaCGGGGGACGAacgaggggagggagattgagCGGGTTGGAGGGCAGGTttttggtgggagggggaggtaa